A portion of the Achromobacter sp. MFA1 R4 genome contains these proteins:
- a CDS encoding LacI family DNA-binding transcriptional regulator encodes MATRPSSRFSIIEVARKAGVSPATVSRAFNQPEIVHPDTLAHIRNVAKRAGFRPNRVGRSLRSGSTRTIGLILPTLSNPVFAECFEGAERRARESGYSVMLTATGYDPAVESAAVQGLIDHQVDGLILTVADVSKSATLDDLDRSGIPYVLVYNESADHPFASVDNRAAASDMVAHLAAMGHKRIALVTGPLTASDRARRRLMGARACAKKLGLDAIQHIAMGSHTGSDVDALKAALRGKQAPTALFCSNDLLATAVIADLVGLGLSVPADISVCGFDGMRFGALLTPPLTTVAQPSDGIGQTACSNLLAQIHGQPPQSNRLPHCIVVGGTAASVRR; translated from the coding sequence ATGGCTACGCGCCCCTCGTCCCGCTTTTCCATTATTGAAGTGGCTCGCAAGGCCGGCGTATCGCCGGCGACGGTGTCGCGCGCGTTCAACCAGCCGGAGATCGTGCACCCGGATACGCTGGCGCACATACGCAACGTCGCCAAGCGCGCGGGCTTTCGGCCCAACCGCGTCGGCCGCAGCCTGCGTTCGGGCAGCACGCGCACCATCGGGCTGATCCTGCCCACGCTGTCCAATCCCGTATTCGCGGAGTGCTTTGAAGGCGCGGAACGCCGCGCCCGCGAATCGGGCTACAGCGTCATGCTGACCGCCACGGGCTACGACCCGGCCGTGGAATCGGCCGCCGTGCAGGGGCTGATCGATCATCAGGTCGACGGCCTGATCCTGACGGTGGCCGACGTAAGCAAGAGCGCCACGCTGGACGACCTGGACCGCAGCGGCATTCCCTATGTGCTGGTCTACAACGAGTCCGCCGATCACCCGTTCGCGTCGGTCGACAATCGCGCGGCCGCCAGCGACATGGTCGCCCACCTGGCCGCGATGGGGCACAAGCGCATCGCGCTGGTGACCGGCCCGCTGACCGCGTCCGACCGGGCCCGCCGGCGCCTGATGGGCGCGCGCGCCTGCGCCAAGAAGCTGGGCCTGGACGCCATCCAGCACATCGCCATGGGCTCGCACACCGGCAGCGACGTGGACGCGCTGAAGGCCGCGCTGCGGGGCAAGCAGGCGCCCACGGCGCTCTTTTGCTCCAACGACCTGCTGGCCACCGCCGTCATCGCCGACCTGGTGGGCCTCGGCCTGTCCGTGCCGGCCGACATCTCGGTCTGCGGGTTCGACGGCATGCGCTTTGGCGCCTTGCTGACCCCACCGCTCACCACCGTCGCGCAGCCCAGCGACGGCATCGGCCAGACGGCATGTTCCAACCTGCTGGCGCAGATCCACGGACAGCCGCCGCAATCGAACCGCCTGCCGCATTGCATCGTCGTGGGCGGCACCGCGGCGTCCGTGCGCCGCTAG
- the rpoN gene encoding RNA polymerase factor sigma-54 has product MQNIVPMTRPILELRPGQHLTLTPQLQQSIRLLQLSTLDLEAEISQVLAENPLLDREDEPSTAEARAESERESSVQDDEPAAERESPVDEMPGSGGVYPDDDSSLPEAARPDTLREHLLGQLALTRAAPRDAALTSLLIDELDENGYLGSPLDEILGWLPAEMEPDIDELRAALSLLQSFDPVGIGARDMAECLQLQLRNPDLTRQPEAADPVVLACARRICAEHLPLLATGNAARLCAAAGCDEPTFRAAHSLILRLEPRPGRAWTVPAAEYAVPDVIVRKTRRGWQATLNSAAVPRLQINGLYAQMLGNQKESAHAGLQAQLQQAKWMIRNVEQRFDTILRVSQAIVERQTAFFSQGPAAMRPLILKDIAGELGLHESTISRATTQKYMLTPFGTLELKRFFGTGVSTEGGDATSATAVQTYIRQMVADENRAKPLSDSQIMQKLADQGIVIARRTVAKYREALRIAPAALRKAQASAR; this is encoded by the coding sequence ATGCAAAATATTGTACCTATGACCCGTCCAATTTTAGAACTGCGGCCTGGCCAGCACCTGACGCTGACCCCACAACTCCAGCAATCGATCCGATTGTTGCAGTTGTCTACGCTCGATCTTGAAGCGGAGATCTCGCAAGTGCTGGCCGAGAATCCGCTGCTGGACCGCGAGGATGAGCCGTCGACGGCGGAGGCGCGGGCCGAATCCGAGCGCGAGTCCTCCGTGCAGGACGACGAGCCGGCGGCTGAACGCGAGTCCCCGGTCGATGAGATGCCGGGCTCTGGCGGCGTCTACCCCGACGATGACTCCAGCCTGCCCGAGGCGGCCCGGCCGGATACCTTGCGCGAGCACCTGCTGGGTCAGCTGGCCCTGACCCGCGCGGCGCCGCGCGACGCGGCATTGACGTCCCTGCTGATCGACGAACTGGACGAAAACGGCTACCTGGGATCGCCGCTGGATGAGATCCTGGGCTGGCTTCCGGCCGAGATGGAGCCCGACATCGACGAGCTGCGCGCCGCGCTGTCGCTGCTGCAGTCGTTCGACCCGGTCGGCATCGGGGCGCGCGACATGGCCGAATGCCTGCAGCTTCAATTGCGCAATCCCGACCTCACGCGGCAGCCGGAAGCCGCAGACCCGGTCGTGCTGGCATGCGCCCGGCGGATCTGCGCCGAACACCTGCCGCTGCTGGCCACCGGCAACGCCGCGCGCCTGTGCGCGGCGGCCGGATGCGACGAGCCGACGTTCCGCGCGGCCCATTCCCTGATCCTGCGCCTGGAGCCCCGCCCGGGGCGCGCCTGGACCGTGCCGGCCGCCGAATATGCCGTGCCGGACGTCATCGTGCGCAAGACCCGGCGCGGCTGGCAGGCCACCCTCAACAGCGCCGCGGTGCCTCGCCTGCAGATCAACGGGCTGTACGCGCAGATGCTGGGCAACCAGAAAGAGTCCGCGCACGCGGGGCTGCAGGCCCAGCTCCAGCAGGCCAAATGGATGATCCGCAACGTCGAGCAGCGTTTCGACACCATCCTGCGCGTGTCGCAGGCCATCGTCGAACGCCAGACCGCCTTTTTCAGCCAAGGCCCCGCGGCCATGCGGCCGCTCATCCTGAAGGACATCGCCGGGGAACTCGGTCTGCACGAATCGACGATTTCGCGCGCCACGACACAGAAGTACATGCTCACTCCGTTTGGCACGCTGGAACTCAAACGCTTCTTTGGAACGGGGGTGTCGACCGAAGGCGGCGATGCGACGTCGGCCACGGCGGTGCAGACGTACATCCGCCAGATGGTGGCTGACGAGAACCGCGCCAAGCCCTTGTCGGATAGCCAGATCATGCAAAAACTGGCCGATCAGGGGATAGTGATCGCCCGCCGGACGGTGGCAAAGTACCGTGAAGCGCTGCGGATTGCCCCCGCGGCGCTGCGCAAGGCGCAGGCATCGGCGCGCTGA
- a CDS encoding ABC transporter substrate-binding protein: MRRIVLKTLAASLAAACLSLPVQAQNKPVEVEFYYPVAVGGPITKIVDDMVTEFQKENPNIKIKPIYAGSYQDSIAKALTALKGGTPPQLAVLLSTDMFTLIDEDAIVPIDSLAKSDADKKWLGGFYDAFMQNSRSGGHTWGVPFQRSTIVMYYNKDLFKAAGLDPEQPPKTWAELVEYGKKLTKQDASGNTTQWGIEIPSGGAFAYWLFQALTTPNGAILMNEAGNEVYLDKPEVVEAAQFWRDLSAKHKIMPTGTIDWGTTPKDFLEKKAAMVWTTTGNLTNIRKNADFPFGVAMMPKQKRGGSPTGGGNFYIFKSGTPEQQQAALKFAQWATTPERAADWSIATGYVAVTPAAWQTEKMKKYAQEVPAATVARDQLEVSVAEFSTHENQRVTKTLNDALQAALTGSKTPQQALTDAQRESDRILRSYK, encoded by the coding sequence ATGCGACGCATCGTACTGAAGACCCTGGCCGCCAGCCTGGCCGCCGCCTGCCTTTCTCTGCCTGTGCAGGCGCAGAACAAGCCCGTCGAGGTGGAGTTCTATTACCCGGTCGCCGTCGGCGGCCCGATCACCAAGATCGTGGACGACATGGTGACGGAGTTCCAGAAGGAAAATCCGAACATCAAGATCAAGCCGATCTACGCCGGCTCGTACCAGGACTCCATCGCCAAGGCGCTGACCGCGCTGAAGGGCGGCACCCCGCCGCAGCTCGCGGTGCTGCTGTCGACCGACATGTTCACGCTGATCGACGAGGACGCCATCGTTCCCATTGACAGCCTGGCCAAGAGCGACGCCGACAAGAAGTGGCTGGGCGGCTTCTATGACGCCTTCATGCAGAACAGCCGCTCCGGCGGCCACACCTGGGGCGTGCCGTTCCAGCGTTCGACGATCGTCATGTACTACAACAAGGACCTGTTCAAGGCCGCCGGCCTGGATCCCGAGCAGCCGCCCAAGACCTGGGCCGAGCTGGTCGAGTACGGCAAGAAGCTGACCAAGCAGGACGCCTCGGGCAACACCACCCAGTGGGGCATCGAGATCCCGTCGGGCGGCGCGTTCGCCTACTGGCTGTTCCAGGCCCTGACCACGCCCAACGGCGCCATCCTGATGAACGAAGCCGGCAACGAGGTCTACCTGGACAAGCCGGAAGTGGTGGAAGCCGCGCAGTTCTGGCGCGACCTGTCGGCCAAGCACAAGATCATGCCCACCGGCACGATCGACTGGGGCACCACGCCCAAGGACTTCCTGGAAAAGAAGGCGGCCATGGTGTGGACCACCACCGGCAACCTGACCAACATCCGCAAGAACGCGGACTTCCCGTTCGGCGTGGCCATGATGCCCAAGCAAAAGCGCGGCGGCAGCCCCACCGGCGGCGGCAACTTCTACATCTTCAAGAGCGGCACGCCGGAGCAGCAGCAGGCGGCGCTGAAGTTTGCGCAGTGGGCCACCACGCCCGAACGCGCGGCCGACTGGAGCATCGCCACGGGCTATGTGGCCGTGACGCCGGCCGCCTGGCAAACCGAGAAGATGAAGAAGTACGCGCAGGAAGTGCCGGCGGCCACCGTCGCGCGCGACCAGCTGGAAGTCAGCGTGGCGGAATTCTCGACGCATGAGAACCAGCGCGTCACCAAGACCCTGAACGACGCGCTGCAGGCGGCGCTGACGGGTTCCAAGACGCCGCAGCAGGCCCTGACCGACGCGCAGCGCGAATCCGACCGCATCCTGCGTTCCTACAAGTAA
- a CDS encoding phosphodiesterase — translation MLIAQITDLHMRSPGDKAYGIIDPAAFMTPAVQALNALTPRPDCVLITGDLTDLGKPVEYQALRDHLQALQIPYFLLPGNHDDRAELRAAFPDHAYLQEGGQFIQYAIETYPLRILALDTVVPMKSHGELCQERLDWLAERLAEQPGRPTLVLMHHPPFLTGIEHMDDIGLLAGGPELERIIARYPNVERVLCGHLHRTIFQRFGGTIASTCPGTAHQLALELGPRPTLQYIMEPPGYQLHWWQGGSLVTHHAVIGDYPGPYPFG, via the coding sequence ATGCTCATCGCACAAATCACCGACCTGCATATGCGCAGCCCTGGCGACAAAGCCTACGGCATCATCGACCCGGCGGCCTTCATGACTCCGGCGGTGCAGGCGCTCAATGCCCTGACGCCGCGTCCCGACTGCGTGCTGATCACGGGCGACCTGACCGACCTGGGCAAGCCGGTGGAATACCAGGCGCTGCGCGATCACCTGCAGGCGCTGCAGATCCCATATTTTCTGCTGCCCGGCAACCACGACGACCGCGCCGAGCTGCGCGCCGCCTTCCCCGACCATGCCTACCTGCAGGAAGGCGGACAGTTCATCCAGTACGCGATCGAGACCTACCCCTTGCGCATCCTGGCGCTGGACACCGTGGTGCCGATGAAGAGCCACGGCGAGCTCTGCCAGGAACGCCTGGACTGGCTGGCCGAGCGCCTGGCCGAGCAGCCCGGCCGCCCCACGCTCGTGCTGATGCACCATCCGCCGTTCCTGACCGGCATCGAACACATGGATGACATCGGCCTGCTGGCCGGCGGGCCGGAACTGGAGCGCATCATCGCGCGGTATCCCAACGTGGAGCGCGTGCTGTGCGGCCACCTGCACCGCACGATCTTCCAGCGCTTCGGCGGCACGATCGCCTCGACCTGTCCCGGCACGGCCCACCAGCTCGCGCTGGAACTCGGCCCGCGTCCGACGCTGCAGTACATCATGGAACCGCCCGGCTACCAGTTGCATTGGTGGCAGGGCGGCAGCCTGGTCACGCATCACGCCGTCATTGGGGATTACCCCGGCCCATATCCGTTCGGCTGA
- a CDS encoding amidase, whose translation MSTALNRLGAVEAAHKLQRRELTAVQLVRACFARIEQRENAVHAWTALQKQAAIERAEELDRGPVRGPLHGLPIGVKDLFDTVDLPTRYGSPIYDRHRPGLDAASVALCRGAGAIVIGKTVTTEFATYQAGPTRNPRNEAYTPGGSSSGSAAAVADDMVPFALGSQTAGSIIRPASYCGIVGYKPTFGGISRAGVKSLAESLDTVGGFTRSVPDMALFASVLMRDPRMLDLSYDDKPRVGMYRSLQWRHAQPETKEAFAQAAAILSRAGAKVEEVPLPPEHCVLVQLHSDIMAFEASQALAYERFEHAAHLSPKLQAILEAGAQISAEQHIKNLARAAEARARVDGWFQNYDVLLAPSASGEAPFADLGTGDPQFSRAWTMFGVPCLNLPFATGPQGLPVGLQLVGARHEDHRVLAIGAWIHARLLDAHAPDIGASDMWPRG comes from the coding sequence ATGTCTACTGCCTTGAACAGACTTGGCGCGGTCGAAGCCGCGCACAAGCTGCAACGGCGCGAATTGACCGCAGTGCAACTGGTGCGGGCCTGCTTCGCGCGCATCGAGCAGCGCGAAAATGCCGTTCACGCCTGGACCGCCCTGCAGAAGCAGGCCGCGATCGAACGGGCCGAAGAACTCGACCGCGGCCCGGTGCGCGGCCCGTTGCATGGCCTGCCCATCGGCGTGAAAGACCTGTTCGACACCGTCGACCTTCCCACCCGTTACGGATCGCCCATCTACGACCGCCATCGTCCCGGCCTGGACGCCGCCTCGGTGGCGCTGTGCCGCGGCGCGGGCGCCATCGTCATCGGCAAGACCGTCACCACCGAATTCGCGACCTACCAGGCGGGCCCCACCCGCAACCCGCGCAACGAGGCCTACACGCCTGGCGGCTCGTCCAGCGGCTCCGCGGCCGCGGTGGCCGACGACATGGTGCCCTTCGCGCTGGGCTCGCAGACCGCAGGCTCCATCATCCGGCCGGCCTCGTATTGCGGCATCGTGGGCTACAAGCCCACCTTCGGCGGGATTTCCCGCGCCGGCGTCAAAAGCCTCGCCGAATCCCTGGACACCGTGGGCGGCTTCACCCGATCGGTGCCGGACATGGCGTTGTTCGCCTCGGTCCTGATGCGCGATCCGCGCATGCTCGACCTGTCCTACGACGACAAGCCGCGCGTCGGCATGTATCGCAGCCTGCAGTGGCGCCATGCGCAGCCCGAAACCAAGGAAGCCTTCGCGCAGGCCGCCGCGATCCTGTCGCGCGCGGGCGCCAAAGTCGAAGAGGTGCCGCTGCCGCCCGAGCATTGCGTGCTGGTGCAGCTCCATTCGGACATCATGGCGTTCGAGGCCTCGCAGGCGCTCGCCTATGAACGCTTCGAGCACGCCGCGCATCTCAGTCCCAAGCTGCAGGCCATTCTTGAAGCCGGCGCGCAGATCAGCGCCGAGCAGCACATCAAGAACCTCGCCCGCGCCGCCGAGGCGCGCGCGCGCGTGGACGGGTGGTTCCAGAATTACGACGTGCTGCTCGCACCCAGCGCCAGCGGCGAAGCGCCCTTTGCCGACCTGGGCACGGGCGATCCGCAGTTCTCGCGCGCCTGGACGATGTTCGGCGTGCCGTGCCTGAACCTGCCGTTTGCCACCGGCCCGCAAGGCTTGCCGGTGGGCCTGCAACTGGTCGGTGCGCGCCATGAAGACCATCGCGTGCTTGCCATCGGCGCGTGGATCCACGCGCGCCTGCTGGACGCGCATGCGCCGGACATCGGCGCCTCTGATATGTGGCCGCGCGGCTGA
- a CDS encoding carbohydrate ABC transporter permease encodes MKDKLDTLGAWALGLLWILPLAYAMWAAFHPPAYATRFDLFAPLTLDNFVRAWNAAPFPRYFLNTFVLVTMVLAAQLVLSTLAGYAFARFEFRGRDFVFMLVLLQLMIMPDVLLVENYRSMSLLGVRDTVFAIGLPYFASAFGIFLLRQTFKTVPRELEEAARMEGANALQVLWKVYVPLAKPIYVAYGLVSVSHHWNNFLWPLIITNSVESRPLTVGLQVFSSTDQGIDWSVITAATLMSAAPLLIAFLLFQRQFVQSFMRAGIR; translated from the coding sequence ATGAAAGACAAGCTCGATACCCTGGGCGCGTGGGCGCTGGGCCTTCTGTGGATCCTGCCGCTGGCCTATGCAATGTGGGCGGCCTTCCATCCGCCTGCCTACGCGACCCGCTTCGACCTCTTCGCCCCGCTGACGCTGGACAACTTCGTGCGCGCCTGGAATGCGGCGCCGTTCCCGCGCTACTTCCTGAACACCTTCGTGCTGGTGACGATGGTGCTGGCCGCGCAGCTGGTGTTGTCCACCCTGGCGGGCTACGCGTTCGCGCGCTTCGAATTCCGGGGCCGCGACTTCGTCTTCATGCTGGTGCTGCTGCAGCTCATGATCATGCCGGACGTGCTGCTGGTGGAGAACTACCGGTCGATGAGCCTGCTGGGCGTGCGCGACACGGTGTTCGCCATCGGCCTGCCGTACTTTGCGTCGGCCTTCGGCATCTTCCTGTTGCGCCAGACCTTCAAGACGGTCCCGCGTGAACTGGAAGAAGCGGCCCGCATGGAGGGCGCGAACGCGCTGCAGGTGCTCTGGAAGGTGTACGTGCCGCTCGCCAAGCCGATCTACGTGGCCTACGGGCTGGTGTCGGTGAGCCACCACTGGAACAACTTCCTGTGGCCGCTGATCATCACCAACTCCGTCGAGTCCCGGCCGCTGACGGTGGGGCTGCAGGTGTTTTCTTCCACGGATCAGGGCATCGACTGGTCTGTGATCACGGCCGCCACCCTGATGTCGGCCGCGCCGCTCCTGATCGCGTTCCTGTTGTTCCAGCGCCAGTTCGTGCAGTCATTCATGCGGGCGGGGATCCGGTAG
- a CDS encoding ABC transporter ATP-binding protein: MSSIVLDNLTKQYAGAAAIQGVSFTVPAGSFTVLLGPSGCGKSTTLRMIAGLDTPTSGTIRIGDRDVTQLPPAKRRISMVFQSYALFPHLSVRENILFGLKVRKEPAKDYDRRLKRVAELLGLSHLLDRKPSQLSGGQQQRVALGRAVISEAPVCLMDEPLSNLDAQLRHEMRREIRALQQSLGITMVYVTHDQTEAMSMADQVVLLRGGQIEQHDTPDGLYARPASEFAARFIGTPPMNLINLAPQAGATVIAGTQGPAIANAPAGAVKLGVRPEHIRIDGDGIAATVESVEYFGADSIVVCRIGDTSGVAVRVGGHLRASAGESLRLSWPDGQQHFFAADSAVINTDGR; the protein is encoded by the coding sequence ATGTCATCCATCGTTCTGGATAACCTCACCAAACAGTACGCAGGCGCGGCCGCGATCCAAGGCGTGAGCTTCACGGTCCCGGCCGGCAGCTTCACGGTCCTGCTGGGGCCTTCCGGCTGCGGCAAGTCGACCACGCTGCGCATGATCGCCGGGCTGGACACGCCGACGTCCGGCACCATCCGCATCGGCGATCGCGACGTCACGCAGCTACCGCCGGCCAAGCGCCGCATCTCCATGGTGTTCCAGTCGTATGCGCTGTTTCCGCACCTGTCGGTGCGCGAGAACATCCTGTTCGGCCTGAAGGTGCGCAAGGAACCCGCAAAGGACTACGACCGGCGCCTGAAGCGCGTGGCTGAGCTGCTGGGCCTGTCCCACCTGCTGGACCGCAAGCCGTCGCAATTGTCCGGCGGCCAGCAACAGCGCGTCGCGCTGGGCCGCGCCGTGATTTCCGAAGCGCCGGTCTGCCTGATGGATGAACCCCTTTCCAATCTTGACGCGCAACTGCGCCACGAGATGCGCCGCGAAATCCGCGCGCTGCAGCAGAGCCTGGGCATCACCATGGTCTACGTCACGCACGACCAGACCGAAGCCATGAGCATGGCCGACCAGGTGGTGCTGCTGCGCGGCGGGCAGATCGAACAGCACGACACGCCCGATGGGCTGTATGCGCGGCCCGCCAGCGAATTCGCGGCGCGCTTCATCGGCACGCCGCCCATGAACCTGATCAATCTGGCGCCGCAGGCGGGCGCCACGGTGATCGCCGGCACGCAGGGCCCCGCCATCGCGAACGCGCCTGCGGGCGCCGTGAAGCTGGGCGTGCGTCCGGAACACATCCGCATCGACGGCGACGGCATCGCGGCCACCGTCGAAAGCGTGGAGTACTTCGGCGCGGACTCCATCGTGGTGTGCCGGATCGGCGACACAAGCGGCGTGGCCGTTCGGGTCGGCGGCCATCTGCGCGCCAGCGCCGGCGAGTCGCTGCGCCTGTCCTGGCCGGACGGGCAACAGCATTTCTTTGCCGCCGATTCGGCGGTCATCAACACCGACGGGCGCTAA
- a CDS encoding bacterioferritin-associated ferredoxin produces the protein MYICVCNAITERQVRATVDAGATTLSDLQFELGVATCCGCCAATAAEYLPGGRCSSVCDVRSIAVPVNAPAALVESDTPAANSSFPIPLVAIA, from the coding sequence ATGTACATTTGCGTATGTAATGCCATCACCGAACGCCAAGTCCGCGCCACCGTGGACGCCGGCGCGACGACGCTTTCCGACCTGCAGTTCGAGCTGGGCGTGGCCACGTGCTGCGGCTGCTGCGCGGCAACCGCCGCCGAATACCTGCCGGGCGGCCGCTGCTCCAGCGTTTGCGACGTGCGCTCCATCGCCGTTCCGGTCAATGCGCCCGCCGCCCTGGTGGAATCGGACACGCCGGCTGCCAACAGCAGCTTCCCGATCCCCCTGGTTGCCATCGCCTGA
- the leuA gene encoding 2-isopropylmalate synthase, whose product MMLANPATKYVPFAPFARDFSERTWPSRRITKAPIWMSTDLRDGNQALIEPMSVERKVRFFEQLVKIGFKEIEVGFPSASQTDFDFVRKLIDEKRIPDDVTIIVLTQSREDLISRTVEAAAGAKQAIVHMYNACAPAFRKVVFNMSKDEIKNIATTGTRLIKQYTSQRPETQWRYEYSPEVFSTTEPEFALEVSDAVADVWQPTPDNKMVLNLPATIEATTPNLYADQIEWMHKNLARRDSIVLSVHPHNDRGTAVAAAEFAVMAGADRIEGCLFGSGERTGNVDLVTLALNLYTQGVHPGLDFSDIDEVRRCAEYCNQLPVHPRHPYAGDLVFTAFSGSHQDAIKKGFALQQPDAVWEVPYLPIDPADLGRSYDAVIRVNSQSGKGGVSYLLEQEHGLVLPRRLQIEFSRAIQRVTDETGREVTADDVHTIFSSEYLEQKSPWTLIRHRIDGDPSAGEGQHFSIEAELEFNGERRIVRGKGDGAISAFVAALDVPVRIMDYHEHAIGTGTGTRAASYVELRVGESSTGFGVGIDRDIVTASFQAVLSAVNRHINSGAIATTEQEAAETV is encoded by the coding sequence ATGATGCTTGCCAACCCCGCCACCAAATACGTCCCCTTCGCGCCCTTTGCCCGCGATTTCTCCGAACGCACCTGGCCCAGCCGCCGCATCACGAAGGCGCCGATCTGGATGAGCACGGACCTGCGCGATGGCAACCAGGCGTTGATCGAGCCGATGAGCGTGGAGCGCAAGGTCCGCTTCTTCGAACAGCTCGTGAAGATCGGCTTCAAGGAAATCGAGGTCGGCTTCCCGTCGGCGTCGCAGACCGACTTCGACTTCGTGCGCAAGCTCATCGACGAAAAGCGCATCCCCGACGACGTGACCATCATCGTGCTGACGCAGTCGCGCGAAGACCTGATCAGCCGCACGGTGGAAGCAGCCGCGGGCGCCAAACAGGCCATCGTCCACATGTACAACGCCTGCGCGCCGGCCTTCCGCAAGGTCGTGTTCAACATGTCCAAGGACGAGATCAAGAACATCGCCACCACCGGCACGCGCCTGATCAAGCAATACACCTCGCAGCGCCCCGAGACCCAGTGGCGCTACGAATACTCGCCCGAAGTCTTCAGCACGACCGAACCCGAGTTTGCGCTGGAAGTCTCGGACGCCGTGGCGGACGTCTGGCAGCCCACGCCCGACAACAAGATGGTGTTGAACCTGCCCGCCACCATCGAGGCCACCACCCCCAACCTGTACGCCGACCAGATCGAGTGGATGCACAAGAACCTGGCCCGCCGCGACAGCATCGTGCTCAGCGTCCACCCGCACAATGACCGCGGCACCGCCGTCGCCGCCGCCGAATTCGCGGTGATGGCCGGCGCCGACCGCATCGAAGGCTGCCTCTTCGGCAGCGGCGAGCGCACCGGCAACGTCGACCTCGTCACGCTGGCCCTGAACCTCTACACGCAGGGCGTGCATCCGGGCCTGGACTTCTCGGACATCGACGAAGTGCGCCGCTGCGCTGAATACTGCAACCAATTGCCGGTGCATCCGCGCCATCCGTACGCGGGCGACCTGGTCTTCACGGCGTTTTCGGGTTCGCACCAGGACGCGATCAAGAAGGGCTTTGCGCTGCAACAGCCGGACGCCGTCTGGGAAGTGCCTTACCTGCCGATCGACCCGGCCGACCTCGGCCGCAGCTACGACGCCGTGATCCGCGTGAACAGCCAGTCGGGCAAGGGCGGCGTGTCGTACCTGCTTGAACAGGAACACGGCCTGGTGTTGCCGCGCCGCCTGCAGATCGAGTTCAGCCGCGCCATCCAGCGCGTCACCGACGAGACGGGCCGCGAAGTCACCGCGGACGACGTGCACACGATCTTCAGCAGCGAATACCTCGAACAGAAGTCGCCCTGGACGCTCATCCGCCATCGTATCGACGGCGATCCGTCGGCCGGCGAAGGCCAGCACTTCAGCATCGAAGCCGAGCTCGAATTCAACGGCGAACGGCGCATCGTGCGCGGCAAGGGCGACGGCGCGATTTCCGCCTTCGTGGCCGCGCTGGACGTGCCCGTGCGCATCATGGACTACCACGAGCACGCCATCGGCACCGGCACTGGCACGCGCGCCGCTTCGTATGTCGAGCTGCGCGTGGGCGAGTCCAGCACGGGCTTTGGCGTGGGCATCGACCGTGACATCGTGACGGCCTCGTTCCAGGCCGTGCTGAGCGCCGTGAACCGCCACATCAATTCGGGCGCCATCGCCACCACCGAACAGGAAGCCGCCGAAACCGTGTGA
- a CDS encoding carbohydrate ABC transporter permease, whose protein sequence is MSRSLNALYGWLLLLPAIVLLAAFTHYPAVATLWHSFFSTPKGARPARFVGLENYAVMRDDPVFWQSLWNNLWFALGTIPTSIGIALVMALWVNRNLAGRGFLRMAYFTPTVLPMVAVANIWLFFYTPQYGLIAQVMGWFGAPGPNWLGNRETALPALMLVTVWKEAGFFMIFYLAALQTVSPSLREAAMLEGASRWQYFRRILWPLLMPTTLFVLINALINAFRLVDHVVVMTRGGPDNASTLLLYYIYQVGFSFWDTAYAATLTVVLLVVLALTALVKFRWLDRRTHYQ, encoded by the coding sequence ATGAGCCGCTCTTTGAATGCGCTTTATGGCTGGCTGCTGTTGCTGCCAGCCATCGTGCTGCTCGCCGCCTTCACGCATTACCCGGCGGTGGCGACGCTATGGCACAGCTTTTTCTCCACGCCCAAGGGCGCGCGCCCGGCCCGCTTCGTCGGGCTGGAGAACTATGCGGTCATGCGCGACGACCCGGTGTTCTGGCAGTCGTTGTGGAACAACCTGTGGTTCGCCCTGGGCACCATTCCCACCTCGATCGGGATCGCGCTGGTCATGGCGTTGTGGGTGAACCGCAACCTGGCCGGGCGCGGGTTCCTGCGCATGGCGTACTTCACGCCGACGGTGCTGCCCATGGTGGCGGTGGCCAACATCTGGTTGTTCTTCTACACGCCGCAGTACGGACTGATCGCGCAGGTGATGGGCTGGTTCGGCGCGCCGGGCCCCAACTGGCTGGGCAACCGCGAGACGGCGCTGCCCGCGCTGATGCTGGTGACCGTGTGGAAAGAGGCCGGGTTCTTCATGATCTTCTACCTGGCGGCGCTGCAGACGGTATCGCCGTCCCTGCGTGAAGCAGCCATGCTGGAAGGCGCATCGCGCTGGCAGTATTTCCGCCGCATCCTGTGGCCGCTCCTGATGCCCACCACGCTGTTCGTGCTGATCAATGCCCTGATCAACGCGTTCCGGCTGGTCGACCACGTGGTCGTCATGACGCGCGGCGGGCCCGACAACGCCAGCACCTTGCTGCTCTACTACATCTACCAGGTGGGATTCAGTTTCTGGGACACGGCCTACGCCGCGACCCTGACCGTCGTGTTGCTGGTGGTGCTGGCGCTGACGGCGCTGGTCAAGTTCCGCTGGCTGGACCGCAGGACGCACTATCAATGA